Proteins from a genomic interval of Diospyros lotus cultivar Yz01 chromosome 6, ASM1463336v1, whole genome shotgun sequence:
- the LOC127803235 gene encoding L-type lectin-domain containing receptor kinase IX.1-like, whose amino-acid sequence MAGVRVFFSFLLFLLLHLPSGSSVNFQISRFGPEAKISYQGDAVPSVGAVELINHVIYLCRVGWAVYPDKIPLWDSKTGKLSDFTTHFSFIIDTRGLSTYGHGLAFFLAPVGFQIPPNSAGGFLGLFNTTTSDLPTNQIVLVEFDSFSNPEWDPPYEHVGINDNSISSAVTTPWNASFHSGDTADAWVTYNATTKNLTVSWSYTATATPKENSSLSYEIDLKQILPERVMVGFSAATGQNVERHVLQSWEFSSSLDVKETSGTNARNIGLIVGITVPLGALVLGAFTLCMVLWRRRSGVKSKSAEVVNLTSINDDLERGAGPRRYSYSDLASATNNFSEDRKLGEGGFGGVYRGYLNDLDMVVAVKKISRGSRQGKKEYMTEVKIISRLRHRNLVQLVGWCHDKGEFLLVYEFMPNGSLDSHLFGKKSPLNWPVRYKIALGLASGLLYLHEEWEQCVVHRDVKSSNVMLDSSFNLKLGDFGLARLMDHEVGPQTTGLAGTFGYMAPEYISTGRASKESDVYSFGVVLLEIVSGKKSMDTRDGSTQIGLVEWVWDLYGNGLLLSAIDERMNENFEVKQVECLMIVGLWCAYPDRSLRPSIRQAIQVLHFEAALPNLPSKMPVPVYHAPASRSTTSSNEPSITCTSIEMGR is encoded by the coding sequence ATGGCCGGCGTTCgcgtcttcttctcctttctattatttcttcttcttcatcttccctCGGGCAGTTCAGTGAATTTTCAGATCTCTCGCTTTGGTCCTGAAGCCAAAATAAGCTACCAAGGAGATGCAGTACCTTCAGTTGGAGCCGTTGAATTGATCAACCATGTCATTTATCTGTGTCGTGTTGGGTGGGCCGTCTATCCGGATAAAATTCCTCTTTGGGACTCCAAAACGGGAAAGCTCTCCGACTTCACCACCCACTTCTCCTTCATCATTGACACGCGAGGGCTCAGCACATATGGGCATGGCTTGGCTTTCTTCCTCGCTCCAGTTGGTTTCCAGATCCCACCCAACTCGGCTGGTGGCTTCTTGGGCTTGTTCAACACCACAACCAGTGATTTACCCACTAACCAAATAGTTCTGGTTGAGTTTGATTCCTTTTCAAACCCAGAATGGGATCCTCCATATGAACATGTCGGGATCAACGACAACTCCATTTCTTCGGCTGTTACCACCCCTTGGAACGCTAGCTTTCATAGTGGAGATACAGCTGATGCTTGGGTCACGTACAATGCCACTACTAAGAATTTGACTGTGTCTTGGTCCTACACAGCCACTGCCACTCCCAAAGAAAACTCCTCTCTTTCTTATGAAATTGATCTAAAGCAGATTCTTCCCGAGCGGGTAATGGTTGGTTTCTCAGCTGCTACCGGTCAAAATGTAGAGCGGCATGTACTCCAATCATGGGAATTCAGTTCAAGTTTAGATGTAAAAGAGACTAGCGGAACAAATGCGAGAAATATCGGACTCATAGTTGGCATAACAGTTCCATTGGGAGCTTTAGTTTTAGGGGCATTCACGTTGTGTATGGTTTTGTGGAGGAGAAGATCAGGGGTTAAAAGCAAATCAGCCGAGGTGGTTAACCTAACATCAATCAATGACGATCTTGAAAGAGGTGCAGGTCCAAGGAGATATTCTTATAGTGATCTTGCTTCGGCTACTAACAACTTCTCGGAGGACAGAAAGCTTGGTGAAGGAGGATTTGGCGGTGTTTACAGAGGGTACCTCAACGACCTCGATATGGTGGTAGCTGTGAAGAAAATCTCAAGGGGTTCTAGACAGGGGAAGAAGGAGTATATGACCGAAGTGAAAATCATTAGCCGGCTGAGACACCGAAATCTGGTGCAACTGGTGGGCTGGTGCCATGACAAGGGAGAGTTTCTTCTTGTCTATGAGTTTATGCCTAATGGAAGCCTTGATTCTCACCTCTTTGGCAAGAAGAGCCCTCTCAATTGGCCTGTGAGGTATAAGATAGCCCTTGGCTTGGCCTCAGGACTACTCTATCTACATGAAGAGTGGGAACAATGTGTTGTTCACAGGGATGTCAAGTCCAGCAACGTAATGCTAGATTCGAGCTTCAACCTCAAGCTTGGAGACTTTGGCTTAGCCAGACTCATGGACCATGAGGTTGGCCCCCAAACCACTGGCTTGGCCGGAACTTTCGGCTACATGGCGCCAGAATACATAAGCACTGGCAGGGCAAGCAAAGAGTCAGATGTTTATAGCTTTGGAGTGGTGTTATTAGAAATCGTAAGTGGGAAAAAATCTATGGATACCCGGGACGGTAGTACCCAAATTGGGCTAGTGGAATGGGTGTGGGATCTATACGGAAATGGGCTGCTGCTTTCGGCTATTGACGAGAGAATGAATGAGAATTTCGAGGTGAAGCAAGTTGAGTGTTTGATGATTGTTGGGCTGTGGTGTGCTTATCCCGATCGAAGTTTGAGGCCATCAATAAGGCAAGCTATTCAAGTGCTTCATTTTGAGGCTGCGCTGCCCAATCTTCCATCAAAGATGCCTGTTCCCGTTTACCATGCGCCGGCTAGTAGGTCTACAACTAGTTCTAACGAGCCTTCAATAACTTGCACAAGCATTGAAATGGGTCGTTAG